The following proteins are encoded in a genomic region of Maribacter hydrothermalis:
- the porT gene encoding type IX secretion/gliding motility protein PorT/SprT — protein MKKWLFISLILLLMANTLNAQFNENPILNKQNEDKKLLNWGYFLGLNQYDFKFEYKENAPEILVSKSFGFNVGLIGEVRLNEFLDVRFEPGLHYGSRLMGFPGFDDQRDALREVKSTYINFPILLKASTRRFGNFKPFILGGGSRSLNLGSNEESLDDNSSGTFRMKKWVYNYELGFGIDFYLEYFKFTPSIRGVFAITDELVPDIDPNSPWTGNIESLKTRGIFINFTFE, from the coding sequence ATGAAGAAATGGTTGTTTATTAGCCTTATACTTTTATTGATGGCGAATACGTTGAATGCTCAATTCAATGAAAACCCAATATTGAATAAACAAAACGAAGATAAAAAACTCCTAAACTGGGGATATTTTTTAGGTTTAAACCAATATGATTTTAAATTTGAGTACAAAGAGAATGCACCCGAAATATTGGTTAGCAAAAGTTTTGGCTTCAATGTAGGCCTTATTGGAGAAGTACGATTAAATGAATTTTTAGATGTACGATTTGAACCTGGCTTACATTATGGATCAAGACTTATGGGATTTCCTGGTTTTGACGACCAAAGAGATGCGCTAAGAGAAGTAAAATCTACCTATATTAATTTTCCTATTTTACTTAAAGCCAGCACTAGAAGATTTGGAAATTTTAAGCCTTTTATTCTAGGGGGCGGATCGCGAAGTCTTAATTTAGGAAGTAATGAAGAAAGTTTAGACGACAACAGCTCTGGTACATTTAGAATGAAAAAATGGGTGTACAACTACGAACTTGGCTTTGGTATAGATTTTTATTTGGAATATTTCAAATTTACACCTTCTATACGCGGCGTTTTTGCCATTACTGACGAATTAGTGCCCGATATAGACCCAAATAGTCCATGGACAGGAAATATAGAATCCCTAAAGACCAGAGGAATCTTTATAAACTTTACGTTCGAATAA
- a CDS encoding TrkH family potassium uptake protein codes for MRLNLRIIFHLMGLLLLCNGGFMLLAAVVSGIYKDGVTLSIALASITTMFVGVFMMYYTRGHKKEVKQKEGYIIVTFGWIVMSVSGMLPYLFSGAIPDITNAFFETVSGYTTTGASIMDDIESMPEGILFWRSLTHWIGGMGIIVLAIAILPLLGIGGMQLFSAEAPGPTGDKLHPRITDTAKRLWLIYFGYTVAETILLQIAGMSFFDAINHAMATLSTGGFSTKNASVAYWNDQPLIQYIIIFFMFLAGSNFVLSYFAFKGKVQKVIKDEEFRYYAGFIIVFTIIVTLVIYFKANITDVTPGYPMIFGKGESSFRHALFQIISVITTTGFVSADFTQWTPFLTVFFFGLFFLGGSAGSTSGGIKVMRHLIIIKNGVLEFKRTLHTNAIIPVRYNNKTVKEKIVYNIIGFFVLYMLLFIIGALVLGFLGLDFESAIGGAASSLGNVGPALGSLNPVSNFNSLPDLAKWWCGFLMLAGRLELFTVLILLTPYFWKRT; via the coding sequence ATGCGGCTTAACTTAAGAATTATTTTTCATTTAATGGGGCTTCTATTGTTATGCAACGGAGGCTTTATGCTTTTAGCGGCTGTTGTCAGTGGTATATACAAAGATGGGGTTACATTAAGTATTGCACTTGCGTCTATAACCACTATGTTCGTTGGGGTTTTTATGATGTACTATACAAGAGGTCATAAGAAGGAAGTAAAACAAAAAGAAGGTTATATTATTGTGACCTTTGGCTGGATAGTTATGTCTGTATCTGGTATGTTGCCTTATTTGTTTTCCGGGGCAATACCCGATATTACCAATGCATTTTTCGAAACCGTATCTGGATATACAACTACAGGTGCATCAATAATGGATGATATTGAATCCATGCCCGAGGGTATTCTTTTTTGGCGTAGTCTCACGCATTGGATCGGCGGAATGGGTATTATAGTTCTAGCAATAGCTATTTTGCCGTTATTGGGAATAGGTGGGATGCAATTGTTTTCTGCCGAAGCACCTGGACCAACAGGGGATAAGTTGCATCCAAGAATTACCGATACCGCAAAACGACTATGGCTTATTTATTTTGGATATACGGTTGCGGAAACCATTTTGTTGCAAATTGCAGGTATGTCTTTTTTTGATGCTATAAACCATGCAATGGCAACTTTGTCTACTGGTGGATTTTCAACAAAAAATGCAAGCGTTGCGTACTGGAACGACCAGCCATTAATTCAGTATATAATTATCTTCTTTATGTTTTTAGCGGGTAGCAATTTTGTGTTAAGTTATTTTGCATTTAAAGGAAAAGTGCAAAAGGTAATAAAAGATGAAGAATTTAGGTACTATGCCGGTTTCATTATTGTATTTACAATTATAGTAACCTTGGTTATTTATTTTAAAGCAAATATAACAGACGTAACTCCAGGGTATCCTATGATATTTGGGAAAGGTGAAAGTTCATTTAGGCATGCATTGTTTCAGATAATTTCGGTAATTACCACTACGGGTTTTGTTAGTGCGGATTTTACACAGTGGACACCTTTTTTAACGGTTTTCTTTTTTGGGCTGTTTTTCCTAGGAGGGTCTGCCGGATCTACATCTGGTGGTATAAAAGTTATGCGCCACTTAATAATTATTAAAAATGGGGTTCTGGAGTTTAAAAGAACACTACATACAAATGCTATTATACCGGTTCGTTATAATAATAAAACGGTAAAGGAAAAAATTGTATATAATATTATAGGCTTCTTTGTACTGTATATGCTACTCTTTATTATAGGGGCCTTAGTGTTAGGATTTTTAGGGCTGGATTTTGAGTCTGCTATAGGTGGCGCAGCGTCATCATTAGGTAATGTAGGTCCGGCATTGGGTAGTTTAAATCCGGTCAGTAATTTTAATAGTTTGCCAGATTTAGCAAAATGGTGGTGCGGATTTTTAATGTTGGCTGGTAGGCTAGAGCTGTTTACCGTACTCATATTACTAACACCATATTTCTGGAAACGAACGTAA
- the tamL gene encoding translocation and assembly module lipoprotein TamL produces MAKLSLLSLLAIVLLSCNSLKKVEDDEYLVIKNTIYADSIKVNNEELQSLIYQKPNSTVLGYPLRLNLYNLAKENPDSSFNAWLYKKENRKNRLTKLLSAKQVNRLGESFAVKGLSNWLKDIGEAPTVLDTTRTRLSLARLSAFYQGMGYFTNNTTYEIDTTKQNKKAKINYHIKLGDPYMIDSLGNNILSTAIDSLYFLNSANSLVKEGQQFNLSNFNKERERLTGIFRNNGIRNFQESSITFDILRDTTKSADDQKMNITLNIGDLKTRGENEVTTSAYKVEKINKINIYTDYLSTHINDSIYTIDYRNYTIHYSKNFDIKPKTLANAIFFKKDSIYRDVDKIRTSRQLNALNIFKYPNIIFEADSTSNNVNTNIYLAPKSKYSLGTNFEVSRSNLRRLGVGIGTTLLIRNIFKGAENLSISADGAYGLLSNNTFEANYFSEFGGDITLDFPRIWFPFINTSRIIPNYTLPKTRVAIGTSFQNNIGLDKQTFNTVLGYNWVPSDFVNHNVELLNIQFVRNVNSNRFFNVYNNTYERLDDIADNYENEPSLSEFFESNTDATNPKLIIPVGTTGFIDAIQNRTISSTTEDFNNVVLIEERRKRLTENNLIFTTNYTFNKTNRTGIIDNTFYQFRWKIESAGNLLSAFSSVVPFNKNDQEQLLVFGVPFSQYIKNEFEYVKYWDLSRSNVLAARVFLGIAIPYGNSDNIPFVRSYFAGGSNDNRAWFPYSLGPGSVSAVNDFNEANLKIAANLEYRFPIVGDIKGAIFADVGNIWNVLDNVEDSAATFDSIDSLKDIALGTGLGLRYDFTYFLFRLDLGFKTYNPAEIQSERWFRDYNFANSVLQIGINYPF; encoded by the coding sequence ATGGCTAAATTAAGCTTATTATCGTTACTAGCAATAGTCTTGCTATCCTGTAACTCACTTAAAAAAGTTGAGGATGATGAATATTTGGTGATTAAAAACACTATTTACGCAGATTCTATAAAAGTTAACAACGAAGAACTCCAAAGTTTAATATACCAAAAACCTAATTCAACTGTACTTGGATACCCCTTAAGACTTAACCTTTACAATTTAGCCAAAGAAAATCCAGACTCCTCTTTTAACGCTTGGTTGTACAAAAAAGAAAATAGAAAAAATAGATTGACAAAACTATTATCCGCCAAACAGGTTAATCGTTTAGGTGAATCTTTTGCAGTTAAAGGCCTAAGCAATTGGCTAAAGGATATTGGCGAAGCCCCAACTGTTTTAGATACTACACGAACACGCTTAAGCTTAGCAAGGTTAAGTGCCTTCTATCAAGGTATGGGCTACTTCACAAACAATACAACCTATGAAATCGACACTACCAAACAGAACAAAAAGGCAAAAATCAATTATCATATAAAACTTGGAGACCCTTATATGATAGACTCTCTTGGAAATAATATTTTATCTACAGCAATTGATTCTTTATATTTTCTAAACTCCGCCAATTCTTTAGTAAAAGAAGGGCAGCAGTTCAATCTTTCCAACTTTAATAAAGAGCGCGAAAGACTTACAGGAATTTTTAGAAATAATGGAATTAGAAACTTTCAAGAAAGCTCAATTACTTTTGATATTCTAAGAGATACCACCAAATCTGCAGATGATCAAAAAATGAATATCACACTTAATATTGGTGATTTAAAAACAAGAGGTGAAAATGAAGTAACAACATCGGCATATAAAGTTGAAAAAATCAATAAAATTAATATTTACACTGATTATCTCTCTACGCATATAAACGATTCCATTTACACTATAGACTACCGAAACTACACCATACATTATTCAAAAAACTTTGACATTAAGCCAAAAACACTTGCAAATGCCATTTTTTTTAAGAAAGACAGTATTTATAGAGATGTAGATAAAATAAGAACTTCAAGACAATTGAATGCACTTAATATTTTTAAATACCCCAATATTATATTTGAGGCAGATAGCACTAGTAATAATGTAAATACTAATATTTACCTAGCACCTAAATCTAAATATTCATTAGGCACTAATTTTGAAGTTAGCCGATCCAATCTACGAAGATTAGGTGTTGGTATCGGCACTACCCTGCTTATTAGAAATATTTTCAAGGGAGCCGAGAATTTAAGCATCTCCGCAGATGGAGCTTATGGCCTTTTAAGTAACAATACTTTTGAAGCAAATTATTTTTCAGAGTTTGGAGGCGATATAACTTTAGATTTTCCTCGTATTTGGTTTCCGTTTATCAATACTTCTAGAATAATACCCAACTACACATTACCTAAAACTAGAGTAGCCATAGGTACAAGTTTTCAAAATAATATTGGGCTAGATAAACAAACATTCAATACCGTTTTAGGTTACAACTGGGTACCTAGCGATTTTGTAAATCATAATGTAGAACTTTTAAATATACAATTTGTTAGAAATGTTAACAGTAATCGCTTTTTCAATGTATACAATAATACCTATGAAAGATTAGATGATATTGCCGACAACTATGAAAATGAACCTTCATTGTCTGAGTTTTTTGAAAGTAATACTGATGCAACTAATCCAAAATTAATTATTCCCGTTGGTACTACGGGTTTTATAGATGCTATCCAAAACAGAACCATTTCATCCACAACGGAAGACTTCAACAATGTGGTTTTAATTGAAGAAAGACGAAAGCGACTCACAGAGAATAATTTAATATTCACAACCAACTACACCTTCAACAAAACCAACAGAACCGGAATTATAGATAATACTTTTTATCAATTTCGTTGGAAAATTGAAAGTGCCGGCAATCTATTATCTGCTTTTTCATCCGTTGTACCCTTTAATAAAAATGACCAAGAACAATTATTAGTTTTTGGAGTGCCCTTTTCTCAATATATAAAGAACGAATTTGAATACGTGAAATATTGGGATTTATCCCGTTCAAATGTCTTAGCAGCCAGGGTATTTTTAGGCATAGCAATACCCTATGGGAATTCTGACAACATACCATTTGTACGAAGTTATTTTGCAGGTGGCTCCAATGACAACAGAGCCTGGTTTCCATATTCATTAGGCCCCGGGAGTGTATCGGCAGTCAATGACTTTAATGAAGCTAATTTAAAAATAGCAGCAAACTTAGAATATAGATTTCCTATAGTTGGCGACATTAAAGGGGCTATCTTTGCCGATGTAGGCAATATCTGGAATGTTCTGGATAATGTTGAAGACTCAGCTGCTACTTTTGATAGTATAGATTCATTAAAAGATATTGCATTAGGAACTGGTTTAGGCCTAAGATATGACTTTACCTATTTTCTTTTTAGATTAGATTTAGGCTTTAAAACATATAACCCAGCTGAAATACAATCAGAAAGATGGTTTAGAGATTATAATTTTGCTAATTCCGTATTACAAATAGGTATCAACTATCCTTTTTAA
- the ubiE gene encoding bifunctional demethylmenaquinone methyltransferase/2-methoxy-6-polyprenyl-1,4-benzoquinol methylase UbiE: MSRKVTPYKDSNLGKKEQVTKMFDTISKNYDGLNRVISFGIDIKWRKKVVKLLKKEHPSSILDIATGTGDLAIALVDTGAKKIVGLDISPGMLAIGKEKVKSKNLDQNIEMVVGDSENLSFDDNTFDAVTVSFGVRNFETLEVGMAEILRVLKPNGSLVVLETSVPTRTPYKQGYKFYTKNILPLIGKLFSKDDSAYGYLSESASVFPHGENFNNILREIGFIDVTNKPQTFGVASIYIAKKAKPLH; this comes from the coding sequence ATGTCTCGCAAAGTAACGCCTTATAAAGATTCTAACTTGGGAAAAAAAGAACAGGTAACAAAAATGTTCGATACTATTTCTAAGAATTATGATGGATTAAATAGAGTCATCTCATTTGGCATTGATATTAAATGGCGAAAAAAAGTTGTTAAACTCCTAAAAAAAGAACATCCATCTTCAATTTTAGACATTGCTACGGGCACTGGTGATCTTGCCATAGCTCTTGTAGATACTGGTGCCAAAAAAATAGTAGGTTTGGATATTTCTCCTGGAATGCTCGCAATTGGGAAAGAGAAAGTAAAATCTAAAAATTTAGACCAAAACATAGAAATGGTTGTTGGCGATAGTGAAAACCTTAGTTTTGATGATAACACATTTGATGCAGTTACGGTCTCCTTTGGTGTTCGAAATTTTGAAACATTAGAAGTAGGCATGGCAGAAATACTCCGTGTCTTAAAACCTAATGGTTCTTTGGTAGTCCTAGAAACTTCTGTACCAACAAGAACACCTTACAAACAAGGTTATAAATTTTACACTAAAAATATTCTTCCGCTAATTGGCAAACTATTTTCTAAAGACGATTCTGCTTACGGCTATTTAAGTGAATCAGCCTCCGTTTTTCCACATGGCGAAAACTTCAACAATATTTTACGCGAAATTGGGTTTATAGATGTAACGAATAAACCTCAAACATTTGGGGTAGCATCTATATATATTGCAAAAAAAGCAAAACCATTGCACTAA
- the fbaA gene encoding class II fructose-bisphosphate aldolase, whose amino-acid sequence MAHNIKPGVATGDEVQAIFNYAKEKGFALPAVNVIGSDTINGVLETAASLNAPVIIQFSNGGAQFNAGKGLSNDGQKAAILGAVAGAKHVHQLAEAYGATVILHTDHCAKKLLPWIDGLLDASEKHFADTGKSLFSSHMIDLSEEPLEENIEICKEYLKRMSKMNMTLEIELGITGGEEDGVDNSDVDDSKLYTQPEEVAYAYEELSKVSPRFTIAAAFGNVHGVYKPGNVKLTPKILKNSQEHISKKYNVEHNHIDFVFHGGSGSTVEEIREGISYGVIKMNIDTDLQYAFLAGVRDYVQDNKDYLQSQIGNPKGADEPNKKYYDPRVWLRKGETAFIERLKKAFEDLNNVNTL is encoded by the coding sequence ATGGCTCATAATATTAAACCGGGCGTTGCAACCGGAGACGAAGTTCAAGCAATATTCAACTACGCTAAAGAAAAGGGTTTTGCATTACCCGCAGTAAACGTTATTGGATCAGATACTATTAACGGTGTTCTAGAAACGGCTGCAAGCTTAAATGCTCCTGTAATTATACAATTCTCTAATGGTGGCGCTCAGTTTAACGCGGGTAAAGGCCTTTCTAACGATGGTCAAAAAGCCGCTATACTAGGTGCTGTTGCTGGTGCAAAACATGTTCATCAATTAGCAGAAGCTTATGGTGCAACTGTTATTTTACACACGGATCACTGTGCTAAAAAATTATTACCTTGGATTGATGGACTTTTAGATGCTAGTGAAAAACACTTTGCAGATACTGGCAAATCTCTATTCAGCTCGCATATGATCGACCTATCTGAAGAGCCTTTAGAAGAAAACATTGAAATTTGTAAAGAATACTTGAAGCGCATGAGTAAAATGAACATGACGCTAGAAATTGAATTAGGTATTACTGGCGGTGAAGAAGACGGTGTTGATAATTCTGACGTAGATGATTCTAAATTATATACCCAACCAGAAGAAGTTGCTTACGCTTACGAAGAACTTTCTAAAGTAAGCCCTAGATTTACAATCGCCGCAGCATTTGGTAATGTACACGGTGTTTATAAGCCAGGTAATGTGAAATTAACTCCAAAAATTCTTAAAAACTCACAAGAGCATATTTCTAAAAAATACAATGTTGAGCATAATCATATCGATTTTGTATTCCATGGTGGTTCTGGATCTACTGTAGAAGAAATCAGAGAAGGCATCAGTTACGGTGTTATAAAAATGAATATTGATACTGATTTACAATATGCTTTCCTAGCTGGTGTTCGTGACTATGTACAGGATAATAAAGACTATTTACAATCACAAATTGGCAACCCTAAAGGAGCTGACGAACCTAATAAAAAATATTACGACCCAAGAGTTTGGTTAAGAAAAGGAGAAACAGCTTTTATTGAGCGTTTAAAAAAAGCTTTCGAAGATTTAAACAACGTGAATACGCTATAA
- the accD gene encoding acetyl-CoA carboxylase, carboxyltransferase subunit beta, with the protein MTAWFKRKEKGIQTSTQEKKDTPKGLWYKSPTGKIVESDDLAKNFYVSPEDDYHVRIGSKEYFEILFDNNKFTELDEKLSSKDPLKFEDTKKYGERLKAAQKKTGLKDAVRTGYGKSFGKDIVICCMDFKFIGGSMGSVVGEKIARGIDYAIKKKTPFMMISKSGGARMMEAALSLMQLAKTSAKLAQLSEAGLPYISLCTDPTTGGTTASYAMLGDINIAEPGALIGFAGPRIVKDTTGKDLPEGFQSSEFLLEHGFLDFISHRRDLKKKVNLYIDLIQNNPVRS; encoded by the coding sequence ATGACGGCTTGGTTTAAAAGAAAAGAAAAAGGAATACAAACCTCTACCCAAGAGAAGAAAGACACACCAAAAGGCCTTTGGTATAAATCACCTACCGGTAAAATTGTTGAGTCAGATGATCTTGCTAAAAACTTTTACGTAAGCCCAGAAGATGATTACCATGTAAGGATTGGCAGTAAAGAATATTTTGAAATTTTGTTCGACAACAATAAGTTTACCGAACTTGATGAAAAACTTTCTTCTAAAGACCCTTTAAAATTTGAGGATACAAAAAAATATGGTGAACGCTTAAAAGCTGCCCAGAAAAAAACAGGACTTAAAGATGCTGTTAGAACAGGGTACGGAAAATCTTTTGGAAAAGATATCGTAATATGCTGTATGGATTTTAAATTCATTGGCGGATCTATGGGAAGTGTTGTTGGTGAAAAGATAGCACGTGGTATTGATTACGCCATTAAAAAGAAAACTCCTTTTATGATGATTTCCAAGTCTGGTGGAGCACGTATGATGGAAGCTGCTCTTTCGCTTATGCAACTTGCAAAAACCTCTGCTAAACTTGCTCAATTATCTGAAGCAGGTTTACCATATATTTCTCTTTGTACCGACCCAACTACTGGTGGTACTACAGCGTCATATGCAATGCTTGGCGATATAAATATTGCTGAGCCAGGTGCTCTTATAGGTTTTGCAGGCCCACGTATTGTAAAAGACACTACAGGTAAGGATTTACCAGAAGGCTTTCAGTCTTCAGAATTTTTATTGGAGCATGGCTTCTTAGATTTTATATCACATCGAAGAGACCTAAAGAAGAAAGTAAACTTATATATTGACTTAATTCAGAATAACCCAGTAAGGTCATAA
- a CDS encoding pyridoxal phosphate-dependent aminotransferase — MSNQLSDRINSVTPSATLEMAAKARELRAEGKDIIGLSLGEPDFNTPDYIKEAAIQAINDDYNAYSPVDGYVELKNAIITKFKRDNNISYEASQIVVSTGAKQSLYNVAQVILNKGDEVILPCPYWVSYSDIVKLADGVPVEVATSLDNDFKMTPAQLEAAITPKTKMLWYSSPCNPSGSIYSKKELRALADVLQKHPQIIVVSDEIYEHINYGVTKHASMAEFEDMYNRTVTVNGVAKAFAMTGWRIGYIGAPAYIARATNKLQGQVTSGANCIAQRAVITALEESPDRIKFMVDEFKERRKLILGLLNEIDGFKCNEPEGAFYVYPDVTAYFGKTLNGTKINNASDLSMYILEAANVATVTGDAFGNGNCIRISYAASVKDIKEAISRIKEALK, encoded by the coding sequence ATGAGCAACCAACTTTCGGATAGAATAAATAGTGTTACACCGTCAGCTACTTTGGAAATGGCCGCTAAGGCTCGTGAATTAAGAGCGGAAGGAAAAGATATTATCGGTTTAAGTTTAGGAGAACCAGATTTCAATACGCCTGACTACATAAAAGAAGCCGCCATACAGGCAATTAACGATGATTACAATGCGTATTCACCAGTTGATGGTTATGTAGAATTAAAAAATGCTATTATCACCAAGTTTAAAAGAGATAATAACATTAGTTATGAAGCTTCTCAAATTGTAGTTTCTACTGGTGCTAAACAATCATTATATAATGTAGCACAAGTGATACTTAACAAAGGCGACGAAGTTATTTTGCCATGCCCTTACTGGGTAAGTTATAGTGATATCGTAAAATTGGCTGATGGCGTACCCGTAGAAGTTGCCACTTCTTTAGATAATGACTTTAAAATGACGCCGGCACAGTTAGAAGCCGCTATAACACCAAAAACAAAAATGCTTTGGTATAGCTCCCCCTGTAACCCAAGTGGCTCTATTTATAGTAAAAAAGAATTACGTGCTTTAGCTGATGTTTTACAAAAGCATCCGCAAATAATTGTTGTAAGCGATGAAATTTACGAACATATTAATTATGGCGTAACCAAACATGCCTCCATGGCAGAATTTGAAGATATGTATAACCGTACCGTTACCGTAAATGGAGTTGCGAAAGCATTTGCTATGACCGGTTGGAGAATTGGTTATATTGGTGCACCTGCATATATTGCACGCGCTACCAATAAATTACAAGGTCAAGTTACTAGTGGTGCTAACTGTATAGCACAACGTGCCGTTATAACTGCTTTAGAAGAATCACCAGACCGTATTAAGTTTATGGTTGATGAATTTAAAGAACGTCGAAAATTAATTTTAGGTTTGTTAAATGAAATTGACGGATTTAAATGCAATGAGCCCGAAGGTGCTTTTTATGTATACCCAGACGTAACAGCCTATTTTGGAAAAACGCTAAATGGCACTAAAATTAATAACGCTTCAGACTTATCAATGTATATCCTAGAAGCTGCAAATGTAGCTACTGTTACTGGAGATGCTTTTGGAAACGGAAATTGTATTCGTATTTCTTACGCTGCATCTGTAAAAGATATAAAAGAAGCTATTTCAAGAATAAAAGAAGCTTTGAAATAA
- a CDS encoding TrmH family RNA methyltransferase, producing MVVKSELKLIKSLQQKKCRIEHGLFVVEGKKTIEEVVNSTIKLHKIFAVDSNGLVLKGVKVDKITTKELNQISSLKNPNGYLGVFYIPEKLDQIYSNWILVLDGVQDPGNLGTIIRLCDWFGITDLVCSKDTVDCYNPKVLQATMGSITRVNIHYLDLESYLNATKLPVYGTFMDGVTINKSKLPDKGIMVMGNEGKGISDTVTKLCSYKLTIPQFGGVTTESLNVASATAILLHEIRK from the coding sequence ATGGTTGTCAAAAGTGAATTGAAACTTATCAAAAGTCTACAGCAAAAAAAGTGCCGAATTGAACATGGACTTTTTGTTGTTGAGGGGAAAAAGACCATAGAGGAGGTTGTTAATTCAACTATAAAGCTGCATAAGATATTTGCAGTAGATTCAAATGGGTTAGTATTAAAAGGGGTAAAGGTTGATAAAATTACTACTAAAGAATTAAACCAAATAAGTAGTCTAAAAAATCCTAATGGATATTTAGGGGTTTTTTATATTCCAGAAAAACTAGATCAAATATATTCAAATTGGATTTTAGTCCTTGACGGTGTACAGGACCCTGGAAATTTAGGTACAATAATACGTTTATGCGATTGGTTTGGGATTACTGATTTAGTATGTTCCAAAGATACTGTAGATTGTTATAACCCAAAAGTATTGCAGGCAACTATGGGTTCAATAACTCGGGTGAATATTCATTATTTAGATCTTGAGAGTTATTTAAATGCCACAAAACTACCTGTGTATGGCACGTTTATGGATGGCGTTACTATAAATAAGTCAAAATTACCCGATAAAGGAATTATGGTAATGGGTAATGAAGGAAAAGGAATTTCTGATACGGTTACTAAACTATGTTCTTATAAATTAACGATTCCTCAATTTGGTGGTGTTACCACAGAGAGTTTAAATGTAGCCTCTGCAACCGCAATCTTACTTCACGAAATTAGAAAGTAA
- the trkA gene encoding Trk system potassium transporter TrkA, with protein MKIIIAGAGEVGFHLAKLLSYESQDITLIDSQKESLAYADNHLDIRVLKGDATSISVLKDAQVQNSDLVIAVTSSETTNITLCMLAKQLGCKRTIARISNTEFINHKEVLRFSELGIDELISPEALAATEIQMLLNKSAFNDTYEFEDGELIMVGVSLLKSAPFVGKMVKEAAKIFPTLHFMPIALQRTGTQYTVIPRGDTLFKEGDQVYFITVKEGVDELYKLTGKKKAEIKNVMILGGSKVGYKTARDLCANNFNVKLIEKNKEKAFDLADDLPNALVINGDGRNVELLDEESLESMDAFIAVTGNSETNIMSCLVAKSKYIKKTIALVENMDYFQLSHSIGIDTLINKKLLAANNIFRHIRKGEVVALMRLNNLNAEILEFIVKRNSKVTDATIRELDFPKAATIGGVVRDGVGHIALGGFRIQEGDRVVVCCLPSEISKIERMFQ; from the coding sequence ATGAAGATTATAATTGCTGGTGCAGGGGAAGTAGGCTTTCATTTAGCTAAGTTGCTTTCTTATGAATCACAGGATATTACTTTAATAGATAGTCAAAAAGAAAGTCTTGCTTACGCAGACAATCATTTAGATATACGTGTTTTAAAAGGTGATGCTACTTCTATTTCTGTATTGAAAGATGCTCAGGTTCAAAATTCCGATCTAGTTATTGCGGTAACTTCTTCTGAAACAACAAATATTACCTTATGTATGTTGGCAAAACAATTGGGTTGTAAACGAACTATCGCTAGGATTTCGAATACTGAATTTATAAATCATAAAGAAGTGTTGAGGTTTTCGGAATTGGGAATCGATGAATTAATTTCACCAGAAGCGCTAGCTGCTACTGAGATACAAATGTTGCTGAACAAGTCTGCATTCAATGATACCTACGAATTTGAAGATGGTGAGTTGATAATGGTTGGTGTGTCTCTTTTAAAATCTGCTCCTTTTGTGGGGAAGATGGTGAAAGAAGCGGCTAAAATATTCCCTACTTTGCATTTTATGCCAATTGCCTTACAAAGAACGGGAACACAATATACGGTAATACCACGTGGAGATACGTTGTTTAAAGAGGGCGACCAGGTTTATTTTATTACTGTTAAAGAAGGTGTAGATGAGCTTTATAAGCTTACAGGTAAAAAGAAAGCTGAAATTAAGAATGTAATGATTTTGGGTGGTAGTAAAGTTGGTTATAAAACTGCTCGCGACCTTTGTGCAAATAATTTTAATGTAAAGCTTATTGAGAAAAATAAAGAAAAGGCCTTTGATCTTGCAGATGACTTGCCCAATGCTTTGGTAATTAATGGTGACGGTAGAAATGTAGAGTTACTAGATGAAGAAAGTTTAGAATCTATGGATGCCTTCATTGCGGTTACAGGTAATTCAGAAACTAACATTATGTCGTGTTTGGTGGCAAAGTCAAAGTATATTAAAAAAACTATAGCTTTGGTTGAGAATATGGATTACTTTCAACTTTCTCATTCTATTGGTATTGACACTTTAATAAATAAAAAGTTACTTGCTGCTAATAATATTTTTAGGCATATTAGAAAAGGAGAGGTTGTTGCATTAATGCGTTTAAACAATTTAAATGCAGAAATCTTGGAGTTTATTGTAAAAAGAAATTCTAAAGTTACAGATGCAACAATTAGAGAATTGGATTTCCCAAAAGCGGCGACTATTGGAGGTGTTGTTAGGGATGGTGTAGGGCATATTGCTCTTGGAGGCTTTAGAATACAAGAAGGTGATCGAGTTGTAGTTTGTTGTTTGCCATCTGAGATTTCCAAAATTGAACGAATGTTCCAATAA